In Alphaproteobacteria bacterium, one DNA window encodes the following:
- a CDS encoding HK97 family phage prohead protease → MPHARRACAFDMKSLTEDGRVTGYASVFDLVDAQDEQVSPGAFRRSLAAWSKTGRMPPSRAAAKSARTYGG, encoded by the coding sequence ATGCCGCATGCCCGGCGCGCTTGCGCCTTTGACATGAAATCCCTGACCGAGGATGGCCGTGTGACCGGCTATGCCAGCGTCTTTGATCTGGTGGATGCCCAGGACGAGCAAGTCTCGCCCGGCGCGTTCCGTCGCAGCCTGGCCGCCTGGAGCAAGACGGGACGCATGCCGCCGTCCCGGGCGGCGGCGAAATCGGCCCGGACGTATGGAGGCTGA